A window of Firmicutes bacterium HGW-Firmicutes-1 contains these coding sequences:
- a CDS encoding coenzyme F420 hydrogenase: protein MAKVDYGQLKKDCFINQTDKEHFVLRIKVVGGQLQADKLKKVYEIAEKFGRGYVHMTSRQSIEIPFIELKDIEEVKKEMEASGLERAACGPAVRTITACQGKTVCSSGQIDTSELAQEFDERYYGRELPHKFKLGITGCRNNCLKAQENDLGIKGGVAVNWNEIACTFCGLCEKVCPTKAIAVDKKNKRLTFHEEDCINCGRCVKACPTKAWEGKEGFILYFGGLFGNKIAIGKKLIPILFEKEDVHKIVEATLAFFTKHGKKSERFRNTVDRVGWELLQEAIEEALKDK, encoded by the coding sequence ATGGCCAAGGTTGACTATGGGCAGCTAAAAAAAGATTGTTTTATAAATCAAACAGATAAGGAACACTTTGTACTTAGAATTAAAGTTGTTGGCGGTCAATTACAAGCTGATAAGCTAAAAAAAGTTTATGAAATTGCAGAAAAGTTTGGACGTGGATATGTACATATGACATCTAGACAAAGTATAGAAATTCCATTTATAGAGTTAAAAGATATAGAGGAAGTTAAGAAAGAGATGGAAGCATCAGGTTTAGAACGTGCAGCATGTGGTCCTGCAGTAAGAACCATAACAGCTTGTCAAGGGAAAACAGTTTGTTCAAGTGGTCAAATAGATACTTCTGAATTAGCACAGGAGTTTGACGAAAGATATTATGGTAGAGAGCTACCCCATAAGTTCAAGCTAGGTATAACAGGCTGTAGAAATAACTGTCTTAAGGCTCAAGAAAATGATTTGGGCATTAAAGGTGGTGTAGCGGTTAATTGGAACGAAATTGCATGTACCTTTTGTGGTTTGTGTGAAAAGGTATGTCCAACGAAGGCGATAGCTGTAGATAAAAAAAATAAAAGATTAACTTTTCATGAAGAGGACTGTATCAATTGTGGAAGGTGTGTGAAAGCCTGTCCAACGAAGGCTTGGGAAGGTAAAGAAGGATTCATTCTATATTTTGGTGGCTTATTTGGAAATAAGATTGCTATAGGAAAAAAGTTGATTCCAATTTTATTTGAAAAGGAAGATGTTCATAAGATAGTTGAAGCAACCTTAGCCTTTTTTACGAAGCATGGTAAAAAAAGTGAGAGATTCAGAAATACTGTGGATCGGGTAGGTTGGGAACTACTACAAGAAGCGATAGAAGAGGCGTTGAAAGATAAATAA
- a CDS encoding phosphoadenylyl-sulfate reductase, whose protein sequence is MNQNEVEQLNLRFKDKSPEEVIEFAIKNIGKEKLVLASSLSIEDQVLTHMLLTIEPKARIFFIDTGRHYQETYNVMNSSMERYGFRYEVYAPNNEELQNMVSSYGPNLFYNNLELRKKCCEIRKVEPLKRVLSTSEGWICGLRRGQSQDRQNIELFEWDSKNGIFKINPIAYWSEEQVWDYMRKENIPYNSLHLKGFPSIGCQPCTRAVADGADIRSGRWWWESSEHKECGLHRS, encoded by the coding sequence ATGAATCAAAATGAAGTAGAACAGTTAAATCTAAGGTTTAAGGATAAAAGCCCAGAGGAAGTAATTGAATTTGCCATAAAAAATATTGGAAAAGAAAAATTGGTATTGGCGTCTAGTTTATCTATCGAAGATCAGGTATTAACGCATATGCTGCTTACAATTGAACCTAAGGCGAGAATTTTTTTCATTGATACAGGTAGACATTATCAAGAAACCTATAATGTAATGAATTCATCTATGGAGAGATATGGTTTTAGATATGAGGTCTATGCACCTAATAATGAAGAACTTCAAAATATGGTATCTTCTTATGGTCCGAATCTTTTTTACAATAACCTTGAACTTAGAAAAAAATGCTGTGAGATCAGAAAAGTTGAACCCCTTAAAAGAGTGCTTTCAACATCTGAAGGATGGATTTGTGGACTTAGAAGAGGGCAATCACAAGATAGACAAAATATTGAGCTGTTTGAATGGGATTCGAAAAATGGTATATTTAAGATAAACCCAATAGCCTATTGGAGTGAAGAGCAAGTGTGGGATTATATGCGTAAGGAGAATATTCCTTATAACTCGCTACACCTTAAAGGCTTTCCAAGTATTGGTTGTCAACCATGTACTAGAGCAGTTGCTGATGGAGCAGATATAAGAAGCGGCAGATGGTGGTGGGAAAGTTCAGAGCATAAAGAATGTGGGTTACATAGAAGCTAA
- a CDS encoding sulfate adenylyltransferase — protein MDHLDQLEAQSIFILREAYKKFGKLGMLWSIGKDSTVLLWLAKKAFFGHSPFPFIHVDTTYKIPEMIEYREKIAKEFDLDLIVHTNEEALQDGMGPHAGRLVCCKALKTDGLQQVVTKYEFEGLILGIRRDEEGSRSKERVFSERNKDSEWDYTNQPPELWDQFKTDFPKGNHIRVHPILHWNEIDIWAYIERENIPLVDLYFARDGKRYRSLGCAPCTGKIDSNATTIAEIIEELKHTTQSERAGRAQDQEDAYAMQKLRKDGYM, from the coding sequence ATGGATCATTTAGATCAACTGGAAGCACAAAGTATTTTTATTTTAAGGGAAGCATATAAAAAGTTTGGTAAGCTAGGTATGCTATGGTCTATCGGTAAGGATTCAACAGTTCTTTTATGGTTAGCAAAAAAGGCTTTTTTTGGTCATAGTCCTTTTCCATTTATACACGTGGATACTACATATAAAATCCCTGAAATGATTGAATATAGAGAAAAAATTGCTAAGGAATTTGATTTAGATTTAATTGTACATACAAATGAGGAAGCGTTACAAGATGGTATGGGACCTCATGCGGGTAGACTAGTTTGCTGTAAAGCTCTAAAAACAGATGGGCTACAACAAGTAGTAACCAAGTATGAATTTGAAGGTCTTATCCTGGGGATTAGAAGAGATGAAGAAGGTTCTCGTTCTAAGGAAAGAGTATTTAGCGAACGTAATAAGGACTCGGAATGGGATTATACCAACCAACCACCAGAGTTGTGGGATCAGTTTAAAACTGATTTTCCTAAAGGTAATCATATTAGGGTTCATCCAATTCTACATTGGAACGAAATTGATATTTGGGCTTATATTGAAAGAGAAAATATCCCATTGGTCGACCTATATTTTGCAAGAGATGGGAAACGTTATAGAAGCTTAGGCTGTGCACCTTGTACAGGTAAAATAGATTCTAATGCAACAACGATTGCGGAAATAATTGAGGAATTAAAACATACGACACAAAGTGAACGTGCAGGAAGAGCACAAGATCAAGAGGATGCGTATGCTATGCAAAAGCTTCGGAAAGATGGGTATATGTAA
- a CDS encoding sulfate ABC transporter permease encodes MIGLLKKIAFYLILILIWEVIYKLGVEVLGIWKVYTFPSPIDVGKTLLKLITNNTLGIAIAASLKRILVGYLISTIIGITIGLTIVRFKYLDENFSALILGLQTLPSICWLPFAILWFGLNESAIIFVITIGSTFAIAMAIESGIKNVNPLYIRAAKTMGASGFKIYWNVIIPASLPNVISGLKQGWSFAWRALMAGEMLSATKGLGQVLMIGRDLSDISQVMAVMIVIIVIGLTVDKFIFGRIEKNIRHKWGLNRS; translated from the coding sequence ATGATTGGACTCTTGAAAAAGATAGCATTTTATCTCATTCTGATCCTGATTTGGGAAGTAATTTATAAATTAGGTGTTGAAGTACTAGGTATTTGGAAGGTCTATACCTTCCCATCTCCAATAGATGTAGGAAAAACTCTTTTGAAGCTTATTACGAATAATACGCTAGGAATAGCAATTGCTGCTAGCTTGAAAAGAATTTTAGTTGGCTATTTAATCTCTACAATCATTGGAATTACAATTGGACTTACTATAGTTAGATTTAAATATCTTGATGAAAATTTCAGTGCATTGATTCTTGGTTTACAAACGCTCCCTAGTATTTGCTGGTTACCCTTTGCAATTTTATGGTTTGGTTTAAATGAGAGTGCAATTATTTTTGTTATAACAATTGGTTCAACCTTTGCAATCGCAATGGCTATAGAGTCGGGGATAAAAAATGTGAATCCCTTATACATAAGAGCAGCTAAGACTATGGGTGCAAGTGGCTTTAAAATATATTGGAATGTAATTATACCAGCTAGTTTACCAAATGTTATTTCAGGTCTAAAGCAAGGTTGGTCCTTTGCTTGGAGAGCATTAATGGCAGGTGAAATGCTTTCTGCAACTAAAGGACTGGGTCAAGTTCTCATGATCGGTAGAGATCTCTCAGATATTAGCCAAGTTATGGCAGTTATGATTGTTATTATTGTAATAGGACTCACAGTTGATAAGTTTATTTTTGGGCGTATAGAGAAGAACATTAGACATAAATGGGGCTTAAATAGAAGTTAA
- a CDS encoding glutamyl-tRNA reductase, translated as MNIGVVGISHKQASVEIREKIAFTDSKKIEVMNQLLDLDIEEVVIVSTCNRSEIYYACSENEGMAQIIKNYLVVYFQSTEIMDYFFDIASEAAIEHLYTVTSGLDSVILGEDQILGQVKDSLEFSNEIGASKKFLNRIFRETITFAKRMKKEYKISENPLSIASVAVKLLSNRLEQFKDAHVLIIGAGEIGQLCAKYLLEYGVKYIYMCNRNQCKLEEISSKNPYIQAVLYEDRYKVLPLMDVVISATASPHMIIKSERLPTLSKNITFVDMAVPMDIDREIGKLKGVHLLDIDDLREITDNNKKHREEIAEKVKALIDDEVKLLHLWIHQTRVDHIIESFHEICLDSKEDTMLLIQKKLKLNAREYAFVDKLVNSAIKRVIREPIKQLKAMEDEEEIQKYKEMIHKLFDF; from the coding sequence ATGAATATTGGTGTAGTTGGCATTAGTCATAAGCAAGCCTCCGTGGAAATACGCGAAAAGATTGCATTTACAGATTCTAAAAAGATTGAGGTAATGAATCAATTATTAGATTTGGATATAGAAGAAGTCGTAATTGTATCCACTTGTAATAGAAGTGAGATCTATTACGCTTGTTCTGAAAATGAGGGCATGGCTCAAATAATTAAGAATTATTTAGTAGTGTATTTTCAATCAACAGAGATCATGGACTATTTTTTTGATATAGCGAGTGAAGCTGCAATAGAGCACCTTTACACGGTTACATCGGGGCTAGATTCTGTTATCCTTGGTGAAGACCAAATATTAGGTCAGGTGAAGGATTCTTTAGAATTTTCTAATGAAATTGGTGCAAGTAAGAAATTCCTTAATAGAATCTTTAGAGAAACAATTACATTTGCAAAAAGAATGAAAAAGGAATATAAAATTTCCGAAAACCCACTATCCATAGCATCTGTTGCAGTAAAGCTTTTATCTAATAGACTTGAACAATTTAAGGATGCACATGTTTTAATCATTGGAGCTGGAGAAATAGGCCAGTTATGTGCAAAGTATTTATTAGAGTATGGTGTTAAATATATTTATATGTGTAATAGAAATCAATGTAAGCTAGAGGAAATATCGTCTAAGAATCCTTACATTCAGGCTGTTTTATATGAAGATCGGTACAAGGTATTACCACTCATGGATGTAGTTATTAGTGCAACAGCTTCACCACATATGATTATAAAAAGTGAAAGGCTGCCAACACTTTCAAAAAACATTACTTTTGTTGATATGGCTGTGCCAATGGATATCGATAGAGAAATTGGCAAGCTTAAAGGAGTGCATCTCTTAGACATTGATGATTTGAGAGAAATAACTGACAATAATAAAAAACATCGTGAGGAAATTGCTGAGAAGGTTAAGGCACTAATTGATGATGAAGTAAAATTGCTTCATTTATGGATACATCAGACTAGGGTAGATCATATCATTGAGTCATTTCACGAAATATGTCTTGATTCTAAAGAAGATACGATGCTTCTGATCCAGAAGAAACTTAAGCTTAATGCGAGAGAATATGCTTTTGTTGATAAGCTAGTGAATTCTGCCATAAAGAGAGTAATACGTGAGCCTATAAAACAGTTAAAGGCTATGGAAGACGAAGAAGAAATCCAAAAATATAAAGAGATGATACATAAGCTCTTTGATTTTTAA
- a CDS encoding nitrate/sulfonate/bicarbonate ABC transporter ATP-binding protein, which translates to MSLIVEGVSKSFISKQQTIHTLSDINLEIKKGEFICLLGPSGCGKSTLLNMIAGLVKATEGRIIFNDKEVKKAGPDRAVMFQESALFPWLRVIDNVEFGMKNAGVPKEIRREKALKYLKMVHLTKFQNSFIHELSGGMKQRVALARALTLDSEILLMDEPFAALDSQTKLILQMELQKIWWETKKTVIFVTHNVEEAVLLADRVLVMSASPGLIKKEFKIQLARPRQLENIDLTYVLADVMKELKEEVEKVAKAEYDNDWTLEKDSILSHSDPDLGSNL; encoded by the coding sequence ATGAGCTTAATTGTCGAAGGTGTAAGCAAAAGCTTTATTTCAAAACAACAAACAATACATACATTATCAGACATAAATTTAGAAATAAAAAAAGGTGAATTTATTTGCCTCTTAGGACCTTCAGGTTGTGGTAAATCAACATTGTTAAACATGATTGCAGGACTAGTAAAAGCAACAGAAGGTAGAATCATATTCAATGATAAAGAGGTTAAAAAGGCTGGACCAGATCGTGCAGTCATGTTTCAAGAATCCGCTTTGTTCCCGTGGTTAAGAGTTATAGATAATGTTGAATTTGGAATGAAAAATGCAGGAGTACCAAAAGAAATTAGAAGAGAAAAAGCATTGAAATATTTAAAGATGGTGCATCTGACTAAGTTTCAAAATTCATTTATTCATGAACTTTCAGGTGGTATGAAGCAAAGAGTTGCGTTAGCTCGAGCCTTAACCTTAGACTCAGAGATATTACTTATGGATGAACCTTTTGCAGCACTAGACAGCCAAACAAAATTGATTTTGCAAATGGAGCTCCAAAAAATTTGGTGGGAAACGAAAAAAACAGTCATCTTTGTTACGCATAATGTGGAAGAAGCAGTTCTTCTAGCGGATAGAGTTTTGGTTATGTCAGCAAGCCCAGGTCTTATTAAAAAAGAATTTAAAATACAATTGGCAAGACCAAGGCAACTTGAAAACATAGATTTAACCTATGTTCTAGCAGATGTAATGAAAGAATTAAAGGAGGAGGTGGAGAAAGTTGCAAAAGCAGAATACGACAATGATTGGACTCTTGAAAAAGATAGCATTTTATCTCATTCTGATCCTGATTTGGGAAGTAATTTATAA
- a CDS encoding sulfate ABC transporter substrate-binding protein — translation MLKDLKRFTVLGVIVSILVGTLSGCAKETLSENLTIRVAHFPNIVHSQALVGRVEGQFQKAVGENNVIEWKAFNAGPAEIEAFFAGEVDLGYIGPGPAINGFTKSKGDIIIIAGATDAGAILVSRKDVNMKDIKDLDGKKIAVPQFGNTQHLSLLNLLKENGLTDSAKGGSVEILAAANPDIKTLLDSGEIDAAFVPEPWGSRLIIEVGAKVVLDYNKVFRDGLYTSAVVIARKEFAEKNPEIVENFLKAHIEITEYINSDLEHAKQIVNEEIKALTDKEIDPAVLDAAFDRLTVTYNPQKDSVVDFAAFSMEAGFIEKTPDYEQLFNLTYLNKVLKEKQLEEIQS, via the coding sequence ATGTTAAAAGATTTAAAAAGATTTACTGTTTTAGGAGTAATAGTAAGTATATTAGTAGGAACGTTATCTGGATGCGCTAAAGAAACACTCAGTGAGAATTTAACCATTCGAGTTGCCCATTTCCCCAATATAGTCCATTCACAAGCTCTCGTGGGGCGAGTGGAAGGACAATTTCAAAAAGCAGTGGGAGAAAATAACGTGATAGAGTGGAAAGCGTTTAACGCAGGCCCTGCTGAAATAGAAGCTTTTTTTGCAGGTGAAGTTGATCTTGGTTATATTGGGCCGGGTCCAGCTATTAATGGGTTTACGAAATCAAAGGGGGATATCATTATCATTGCAGGAGCTACAGATGCAGGAGCTATATTGGTTTCTAGGAAAGACGTTAACATGAAAGATATCAAAGATTTGGACGGTAAAAAAATTGCTGTTCCCCAATTTGGAAACACTCAACATTTATCCTTACTTAACTTGTTAAAGGAAAATGGCTTAACTGATAGTGCTAAAGGTGGATCTGTAGAAATCCTTGCAGCGGCAAATCCAGATATTAAAACATTATTAGATTCAGGAGAGATAGATGCTGCTTTTGTTCCAGAACCTTGGGGTTCAAGATTGATAATAGAAGTTGGTGCTAAAGTTGTTTTGGACTACAATAAAGTGTTTAGAGATGGTTTGTATACTTCAGCTGTTGTTATTGCAAGAAAAGAGTTTGCTGAAAAAAATCCAGAGATAGTAGAAAACTTTTTGAAAGCCCATATAGAAATAACAGAATATATAAATAGTGATCTTGAACATGCAAAGCAAATTGTAAATGAAGAAATCAAAGCCTTAACTGATAAAGAAATAGATCCAGCAGTTCTTGATGCGGCCTTTGACAGACTAACGGTTACCTATAACCCACAAAAGGATTCAGTTGTAGATTTTGCTGCTTTCTCGATGGAAGCGGGCTTTATTGAAAAAACACCAGATTATGAACAGCTATTTAATTTAACCTACTTAAATAAAGTATTAAAAGAGAAGCAGCTTGAAGAAATTCAATCATAA